One segment of Coffea arabica cultivar ET-39 chromosome 7c, Coffea Arabica ET-39 HiFi, whole genome shotgun sequence DNA contains the following:
- the LOC113698522 gene encoding serine/threonine-protein kinase STY46-like isoform X2, with amino-acid sequence MAMDDNESCGSRTVETASSKQSRHERQRFEVYTEVLSRLQDLDRQEVKLPGFEDQLWHHFNRLPARYAMDVNVERAEDVLTHKRLLLLAEDPDNRPAFDVRLVQVHPSGAENDLDSAHSDSLMREDAQSHTFESNRRGIHPPPTFGSSSNLEALGVQSSGAHVDDVERDINSIFQTSRPMHEITFSTVDKPKLLSQLTSLLSDIGLNIEEAHAFSTTDGFSLDVFVVAGWPYEETELLKSKLQKEIKMAKPSSEQHVPPMTENYERGNPSISEYVKIPTDEIDVWEIDPRQLRFGNRIASGAFGDLYKGTYCSQEVAIKVLKPERVNIDMLKEFSQEVFIMRKIRHKNVVQFLGACTKPPNLCIVTEFMCKGSVHSFLHKQKSTFKLSTIIRVAMDVSKGMNYLHQNNIIHRDLKTANLLMDEHEVVKVADFGVSRVVSQTGVMTAETGTYRWMAPEVIEHKLYDHKADVFSFGIVLWELLTREIPYSDLTPLQAAIGVVQQGLRPAIPKRTHPKLVELLEKCWQQDPTHRPNFSQILENLQRIAKEVVDEVEDRQKDKSIGGFFSSLRKGHH; translated from the exons atggcaatGGATGATAATGAGAGCTGCGGCAGCCGAACAGTGGAGACGGCGTCGTCGAAGCAGAGCCGCCATGAGAGACAGCGGTTTGAAGTTTACACTGAAGTTCTGAGCCGTCTCCAGGATTTGGATCGCCAGGAGGTTAAGCTCCCTGGCTTCGAAGACCAGCTCTGGCACCATTTCAATCGCCTTCCTGCTCG ATATGCAATGGATGTGAATGTGGAAAGAGCAGAAGACGTGCTGACGCATAAGAGGTTACTGCTTCTAGCTGAGGACCCGGATAACAGACCGGCTTTTGATGTTCGCCTTGTCCAG GTTCATCCTAGTGGAGCTGAGAATGATCTAGATTCTGCTCATTCGGATTCTTTGATGCGGGAAGATGCTCAAAGTCATACATTTGAATCCAATAGGCGGGG AATCCATCCTCCACCTACATTTGGTTCATCATCTAATCTTGAGGCGCTTGGTGTTCAAAGTAGTGGAGCACATGTGGATGATGTGGAACGTGATATAAATTCAATTTTTCAGACTTCACG GCCCATGCATGAGATCACTTTTTCAACGGTTGACAAGCCAAAATTGCTTAGTCAG TTGACGTCATTACTTTCTGACATTGGGCTGAACATTGAAGAAGCCCATGCATTCTCCACTACTGATGGCTTTTCTTTGGATGTCTTTGTTGTTGCTGGGTGGCCTTATGAG GAAACTGAGCTGCTAAAGAGTAAGCTGCAAAAGGAAATTAAGATGGCCAAG CCTTCCTCAGAACAACATGTACCACCTATGACCGAGAATTATGAAAGAGGAAACCCATCCATTTCGGAATATGTGAAAATACCTACTGACGAGATTGATGTCTGGGAAATTGATCCCCGCCAGTTGAGATTTGGGAATAGGATTGCTTCTGGAGCATTTGGTGATCT gtaTAAAGGTACATATTGTAGTCAAGAAGTTGCCATAAAAGTCCTCAAACCTGAGAGAGTAAATATAGACATGTTGAAAGAGTTCTCCCAGGAGGTTTTCATCATGAG GAAAATTAGGCATAAGAATGTAGTTCAGTTTCTGGGTGCATGCACAAAACCTCCAAACCTCTGCATTGTCACGG AATTCATGTGCAAAGGAAGTGTGCACAGTTTCTTGCACAAGCAAAAAAGCACCTTTAAGCTTTCTACCATTATCAGAGTGGCAATGGATGTTTCTAAGGGAATGAACTATTTGCACCAGAATAATATAATTCATCGGGATTTGAAGACTGCCAATCTTCTAATGGATGAACATGAA GTAGTTAAGGTTGCTGATTTTGGCGTTTCTAGAGTGGTGTCCCAAACTGGGGTTATGACTGCAGAAACTGGTACATACAGGTGGATGGCTCCTGAG GTAATTGAGCACAAACTTTATGATCACAAGGCTGATGTTTTCAGCTTCGGCATTGTACTATGGGAGCTTCTAACAAGAGAA ATTCCGTATTCAGATTTGACACCTTTGCAAGCAGCTATAGGGGTTGTGCAACAG GGTCTACGGCCTGCAATTCCTAAGCGCACACATCCAAAATTAGTAGAGCTGCTTGAGAAGTGCTGGCAGCAGGATCCTACTCACAGACCAAATTTCTCccaaattttggaaaatttgcaGAGAATTGCCAAGGAG GTTGTAGATGAAGTAGAAGATCGGCAGAAGGACAAATCGATCGGTGGGTTTTTCTCCTCTCTCAGAAAGGGCCATCATTGA
- the LOC113698522 gene encoding serine/threonine-protein kinase STY8-like isoform X1 — MAMDDNESCGSRTVETASSKQSRHERQRFEVYTEVLSRLQDLDRQEVKLPGFEDQLWHHFNRLPARYAMDVNVERAEDVLTHKRLLLLAEDPDNRPAFDVRLVQVHPSGAENDLDSAHSDSLMREDAQSHTFESNRRGIHPPPTFGSSSNLEALGVQSSGAHVDDVERDINSIFQTSRPMHEITFSTVDKPKLLSQLTSLLSDIGLNIEEAHAFSTTDGFSLDVFVVAGWPYEETELLKSKLQKEIKMAKEQPSSEQHVPPMTENYERGNPSISEYVKIPTDEIDVWEIDPRQLRFGNRIASGAFGDLYKGTYCSQEVAIKVLKPERVNIDMLKEFSQEVFIMRKIRHKNVVQFLGACTKPPNLCIVTEFMCKGSVHSFLHKQKSTFKLSTIIRVAMDVSKGMNYLHQNNIIHRDLKTANLLMDEHEVVKVADFGVSRVVSQTGVMTAETGTYRWMAPEVIEHKLYDHKADVFSFGIVLWELLTREIPYSDLTPLQAAIGVVQQGLRPAIPKRTHPKLVELLEKCWQQDPTHRPNFSQILENLQRIAKEVVDEVEDRQKDKSIGGFFSSLRKGHH, encoded by the exons atggcaatGGATGATAATGAGAGCTGCGGCAGCCGAACAGTGGAGACGGCGTCGTCGAAGCAGAGCCGCCATGAGAGACAGCGGTTTGAAGTTTACACTGAAGTTCTGAGCCGTCTCCAGGATTTGGATCGCCAGGAGGTTAAGCTCCCTGGCTTCGAAGACCAGCTCTGGCACCATTTCAATCGCCTTCCTGCTCG ATATGCAATGGATGTGAATGTGGAAAGAGCAGAAGACGTGCTGACGCATAAGAGGTTACTGCTTCTAGCTGAGGACCCGGATAACAGACCGGCTTTTGATGTTCGCCTTGTCCAG GTTCATCCTAGTGGAGCTGAGAATGATCTAGATTCTGCTCATTCGGATTCTTTGATGCGGGAAGATGCTCAAAGTCATACATTTGAATCCAATAGGCGGGG AATCCATCCTCCACCTACATTTGGTTCATCATCTAATCTTGAGGCGCTTGGTGTTCAAAGTAGTGGAGCACATGTGGATGATGTGGAACGTGATATAAATTCAATTTTTCAGACTTCACG GCCCATGCATGAGATCACTTTTTCAACGGTTGACAAGCCAAAATTGCTTAGTCAG TTGACGTCATTACTTTCTGACATTGGGCTGAACATTGAAGAAGCCCATGCATTCTCCACTACTGATGGCTTTTCTTTGGATGTCTTTGTTGTTGCTGGGTGGCCTTATGAG GAAACTGAGCTGCTAAAGAGTAAGCTGCAAAAGGAAATTAAGATGGCCAAG GAGCAGCCTTCCTCAGAACAACATGTACCACCTATGACCGAGAATTATGAAAGAGGAAACCCATCCATTTCGGAATATGTGAAAATACCTACTGACGAGATTGATGTCTGGGAAATTGATCCCCGCCAGTTGAGATTTGGGAATAGGATTGCTTCTGGAGCATTTGGTGATCT gtaTAAAGGTACATATTGTAGTCAAGAAGTTGCCATAAAAGTCCTCAAACCTGAGAGAGTAAATATAGACATGTTGAAAGAGTTCTCCCAGGAGGTTTTCATCATGAG GAAAATTAGGCATAAGAATGTAGTTCAGTTTCTGGGTGCATGCACAAAACCTCCAAACCTCTGCATTGTCACGG AATTCATGTGCAAAGGAAGTGTGCACAGTTTCTTGCACAAGCAAAAAAGCACCTTTAAGCTTTCTACCATTATCAGAGTGGCAATGGATGTTTCTAAGGGAATGAACTATTTGCACCAGAATAATATAATTCATCGGGATTTGAAGACTGCCAATCTTCTAATGGATGAACATGAA GTAGTTAAGGTTGCTGATTTTGGCGTTTCTAGAGTGGTGTCCCAAACTGGGGTTATGACTGCAGAAACTGGTACATACAGGTGGATGGCTCCTGAG GTAATTGAGCACAAACTTTATGATCACAAGGCTGATGTTTTCAGCTTCGGCATTGTACTATGGGAGCTTCTAACAAGAGAA ATTCCGTATTCAGATTTGACACCTTTGCAAGCAGCTATAGGGGTTGTGCAACAG GGTCTACGGCCTGCAATTCCTAAGCGCACACATCCAAAATTAGTAGAGCTGCTTGAGAAGTGCTGGCAGCAGGATCCTACTCACAGACCAAATTTCTCccaaattttggaaaatttgcaGAGAATTGCCAAGGAG GTTGTAGATGAAGTAGAAGATCGGCAGAAGGACAAATCGATCGGTGGGTTTTTCTCCTCTCTCAGAAAGGGCCATCATTGA